ttgttgttgttgttacacATCGGCCAGCAGTGCTAGAACAGGTCCATGACGTTATACACCCTCAAAAAATCCAACACTGTCAATGGATCATCTGCTAAATCCTGTTTGGTGAGCCCCAGGCACTAGAGGATGCGGTAAGGGGAAGCCTGGTCTGAAGAACAGTtggtataaatttcaaacttcttGGATCCTTccgaaaatttcattgatttaaggTGACCATTTCGAAAGTGGGCAAGAATAGTTTGTTCCTGTCTATTAACCACCTTTGGCCAGGGAGTCTCCAGGTCGAGAACACTGATACCATGGGTGCTTTGGGAGGACATTCCAAGTGGTcttgtttttgtgttttatttttgagaagatTTCCAAAAAGGTGAGACGGCACAGAGACCTTCGCAAGCACCAGCTTCAGCCAAACCTGGTGCAAAGTTGAGGGATATACGGACGTTAAGGTCGCATATCCCCCAACAACTACgaaatttccgtagtttcagaaattatttctcttaataGATGACTGCTAAGGTATTggaatcatattttaatgtatcataACTAAAAGAACTTTATCCACCACTAAATATGGACAATTTAAATGGATATATAAAAGGTAAAGTTCAAGAAATTATCGTATTCCTAGttgtgacaaaaaattttataaatttttttataaaaatcttgtttgttttaaagatttctgTGTCAATTTTCAGCcacttgagaaaatattttgaaagatccTCAAATGTTGGTGGATATAACATTGGCGAATTTATCTTTAATGTTTTCAGAATGATATGGGTAGGATTAAAAGACATGTTAAgagataaaaacttttataattttagtggtttttattattgtcaaaattaaagGGGGCAGTTTTTACCCCAACGAAACCTGAAAGGGTCAGATAGCGCATTTTTGGTGCTTCTCTAACTACTTAAAGCTCTTGTCAGAAAAAGTAAAGCAAATCTTTTATACTTaaactctcagaaataaaactgtcACTTTTGGCTATTCAACAATCCTTGggctgtatttcgttaatttcgATAACAATTTCGTCATGAAATAACGTGATTGAAACGAAACTCAACCTCTCAAATATTCTGacgaaaattttttctcaacttGAAACTTCGTCAGTGTGTATTGTGGAAGATTGCGTGATGAAACTAGGATAAAGACTAGacgatcaaaaataaaatgacgacATATACAGTAGTCAAAGAGTTGCTCTCTCACGAGGAAGATCCCGAGTTCCATTTCCGCTTTGGCCATGGGTGCAATTTATTTCTCTGTTCTACCTGTTCTTATTGTGTTGTTCCGACGTCATTAATTCACCCATATGGTGCCCATGGTgaagtgattattagaaaagttaagTACATTAGGCATAAAAAGggtatttttttgaagaaaagaaattaaaatgacgAAATATATCCCTAATTTCGACGAGATTCGTTTCCTCGAAAAAGTGATTATAGTTATTTCctcactttgacgaaatttttgatcaaagtacatgggtgattctcacgaaatatgacaatgcactgtcccttgctccaagatctaatactataatgctagaagattttttttaaaattaataaatagcattgctgttgaCTAAattgactttgcactagcattgactgttttgtatagttaaaaaaatttattgaacttcaaaatgtcattttcctggcatgtcccaaacaatgtttccaataataactagcttcaaaacttcccataaatttttcaatatcaaattttttttatcgcaaccgatgtaagcatttctataatatacgcagagggtattatttacaagaacttcgtttaaaataattttttctgtcaataattcgtttgtcccaagaaaatctgtcattttcctggctacttttatttagtggtttataaccaaaatagatagatccagcaatcaatatcttaggttaatagattgattagatgcCAAtgtgaacatgtcttgttgcatgaataaagaaccaattttctggttcaaaatctatttcaaaaaatttttcaagccgagtaggtttttgtgttgtcattttcccGGCTTCCTGAAATCATTAATAGCATAAACTACATAAATTGATctgagtttttttaagaaatcatgttgttttctgcagaatataaatgtcttaggccaaaatattaaattaaagttatatgctacaaaatggcgaatttgtcattatcctggctgttatttttcctggcttatgaatgacAGAACATTTAAgtattaccagaattttttttaactgcaaataCTGTAcggagggaaagcaaatattaacctaataccaagtttatttatgattgtaatatgcttgagtgtaatcaaagttatttatttatctaataattgattattatacacaattttattctgcacgtaattttttttgatttttcctacagaggataaaaagaattaatttaagcaatttatggtccatctaacataaaggcctAAGTTGAGTTAcatactattaacttaaaatgactgttttttaaacttctaagctaatatgtcatttttctGGCGTTcgagatttggtgaatttccattttttttttctcgagcaagtgtcaataaactacactgctgccTGTAAGATATCAATAAgtgtaactaaagaagtatTTTACGAATTGCCATGTTTAgaaagaatcacccatataggaggaaacggtttcgtcaaaagcGAAGAAAGTTTCTTGACATATAAGTATCCAATTTTTACTGTGTATGTAAAATGGTGCTTTCTTACagaattcaatattttccccagatattttccttttttccgaAATTTCGAGGGATTCTTTCGTTAAATAAAGGAAACGTATTTTCTTGCAAAAGTATTTCTTATACTAATTTTCATCTCATGGGTGCTTAAAAACTCCTTTGCAGACGGggttatattattttgttaatttgaacTGCTCAGCTGTAATAGAAACTAGTTTTTCTAATAGTTTCTTCTGCAtcacatttcttatttataagtgacaacgacatttttaaataaataatcctgaAGGGGTAAAATTTTACCTGACTGTGAACTTCATTCGCTTTAGAAATAAACAAGTGTTAAATAAAAGTCAACACGTctcaaatgcttaaaaaagaagggcaaaattttttgaagctcttgaaacatgtcgacttttattttatgtttgtctATTTCAGTAGAGTTTTCAATCAGGTTgggacatttttaattatacacttttttatttattgttttcattatcCACCTCCTGGAATCAGTCTGTCCGCCTTTTTAAAGGAATAGAACTTTAAATATCCTGAGATTCGAAAATATGTAGCGAAAAATCAAGTAAATTGATGAGTATAAACTCATATTGCAACAGggacaatatttttattcttcccTGCTTTTCGTACTTTCAGCTCTTGGGAACTTGGAGAGTCTCTTAAAATTAGATCTGCCAAAAATGGGTTTCGtggtaaacttaaaatttaaaaattttagtactaGCTTCACATTTTCTATATTTCGAGTAAAAAAAGTGTTACTTAGCTTAAAGCTGCTttcgaacaaaattaaaacaaattagaaattttttaaaaatactctacACATATTGCTACTATCTgtgtacgtttttttttttgcaagacaaatacatatttattattatatattttttgtcgaGAGAAAGTGAATTATTGCTACTACGAAATTTTTACTGTCTCTACCATTTTTGAATGCCGTTACCatacagtgcggtaattttaccagaatgtttTTCCTTGGTGTATAAATTGAGTTCTtggaaaatgtattattaatacatttcaattaaaacttgCAATGATCTGGAACCCTAttcgctttttaaaattttgctttcaacttttactgaaaaaattacaaaataactaaactGAAATGCAAGGAAAGTATATGAATTAATAACTGAATAGTTAAAGAATTCAGTTTGTTGAAATAAGACAGAATTTATAAAAGGAATTTACCTAAAGTTTTCTATCAAGACATTAACTAGCAACTTACATAAGtatatttcaaacttatatattattaacttaCATACTTATGATATATACGCTatatacacagtccagtcacattaatgtgaccactACCTACTNCGAAAAATCAAGTAAATTGATGAGTATAAACTCATATTGCAACAGGGACAATATTCTTATTCTTTCCTGCTTCTCGTACTTTCAGCCCTTGGGAACAcggggaattttttaaaattagatctgTCAGAAATGGGTGGtgaacttgaatttaaaaattttattactagtttcacattttctatatttctaataaaaaaacgttaattaGCTTAAAGCTGCTTTCGagcaaaattgaaacaaattagaagttttgtaaaaatactcTACACATATTGCTACTATCTGTgtacgatttttttattttttgcaagacaaatacttatttattattatatatttttttgtcgaCAGAAAGTGAATTATTGCTACTACGAAATTTTTACTGTCTTTACCATTTTTGAATGCCGtaaccatacagtacggtaattttaccagaatgtttTTCCTTGGTGCATAAATTGAGTTCTtggaaaatgtattattaatacatttcaatttcaaCTTGCAATGATCTGGAACCCTAttcgctttttaaaattttgctttcaacttttactgaaaaaattacaaaataactaaactGAAATGCAAGGAAAGTATATGAATTAATAACTGAATAGTTAAAGAATTCAGTTTGTTGAAATAAGACAGAATTTATAAAAGGAATTTACCTAAAGTTTTCTATCAAGACATTAACTAGCAACTTACATAAGtatatttcaaacttatatattattaacttaCATACTTATGATATATACGCTatatacacagtccagtcacattaatgtgaccactACCTACTTTCGACGTCAACGTGAAATAACCAATCAAGGAGGCAGGTGGCAGCACATTACAGTGGATTGTATATATAGGATGTCCTAAGGCATCTGAAAGCATTTCAATCGTTGGCGTAATGCAGAAACGTAGCGTTTTATCCGACGTCCAAAAGGGCATGATTAGTGGCTTTCGGGCCAAGGGTGGAAGCATTTCGGAAACGGCTGACTTTGTGAACTGTTCGCGTGCCGCCGTGGTAAAAGTATACCGTGCATGGCAAAATGGCACTATGCAGAACAAGCGGCGTGGCACATGTGGTGCACCAGGGACCATAGATGACAGAGGCGAACGAAGGCTACGGAGATGCGTTCGGGCGAATAGACGTGCCACTGTTGAGCAACTGACCACCCAGATGAATCAAGGGGCTACCAAGAGTGTATCCTCAACCACTGTTCAGCGAATGTTGCTGCGCAAGGGCCTCCGCAGCAGACGTCTGGTTAATGCACCTATGCTGACTGCTGTTCATCGGCGACGAAGGCAGGAATATTGCACGCCAGTACCGCAACTGGACGCCCACAGAGTGGCAACAGGTGGCTTTTTCcgatgaataactttttatgctCCATCGCACAAATGGACGTTGGCGTATACGGCGTAAAACGTCTGAAAGCAAACATCCTGCTACAATTGCCGGAAG
This window of the Parasteatoda tepidariorum isolate YZ-2023 chromosome 4, CAS_Ptep_4.0, whole genome shotgun sequence genome carries:
- the LOC122271643 gene encoding uncharacterized protein encodes the protein MQKRSVLSDVQKGMISGFRAKGGSISETADFVNCSRAAVVKVYRAWQNGTMQNKRRGTCGAPGTIDDRGERRLRRCVRANRRATVEQLTTQMNQGATKSVSSTTVQRMLLRKGLRSRRLVNAPMLTAVHRRRRQEYCTPVPQLDAHRVATGGFFR